From a region of the Equus przewalskii isolate Varuska chromosome 2, EquPr2, whole genome shotgun sequence genome:
- the NHSL3 gene encoding NHS-like protein 3 isoform X3, with amino-acid sequence MAARAPPAAPAADEPGGPGGPPRRKKSRSGASGLRRAFSWLRGKRRKKKAAGAEGADPAAPRAKKADDKARKAKGKGRGSAKAEGDKRLGVGPGQGPGSVVDEHQDNVFFPSGRPPHLEELHTQAQEGLRSLQHQEKQKLNKGGWDHGDTQSIQSSRTGPDEDSISFCSQTTSYTAESSTAEDALSIRSEMIQRKGSTFRPHDSFPKSSGKSGRRRRERRSTVLGLPQHVQKELGLRIEREAPGTPRPPGPRDAVRIPTVDGRPVGLASATGARVSLQALEAEASTEAEAMLQRHIDRVYRDDTLVGRSTGARPPPVTRPMSLAVPGLTGGAGPPEPMSPAMSISPQATYLSKLIPHAVLPPTVDVVALGRCSLRTLSRCSLLSASPASVRSLGRFSSVSSPRPHSRHPSSSSDTWSHSQSSETIVSDGSTLSSKGGSEGRPESSVASNSVAPPPQGGSGRGSPSGGSTAEASDTVSIRSSGQLSGRSVSLRKLKRPPPPPRRTHSLHQRGSAAPDGPLGLPPKPERKQQPQLPRPPTTGGSEGMGAAPCPSTSAGSWVPGLSPGGSRRPPRSPERTLSPSSGYSSQSGTPTLPPKGLAGAPASPGKAQPPKPERVTSLRSPGASVSSSLTSLCSSSSDPAPSERSGPQMSTILGDRFVIPPHPKVPAPFSPPPSKPKSPNQAAPAPTAPAMVPGPISTTDASPESPPTPQTALTPPQESPLAAKDQSPPPSPPPSYHPPPPPTKKPEVVEEAPSAPEMAEEPLQDPNWPPPPPPAPEEQDLSMADFPPPEEAFFSVTGPECAGPSDPPETVSSVAALPPSATVSSQSQPHGTPDPPPAPPAPPPAGSVTGLLAKVPRKEPMGCNKGSGVPREDAGAPLVTPSLLQMVRLRSVGTPTVAPTPASGPLAPQKPLRRALSGRASPAPAASSGLHAAVRLKASSLAASEGPVSAQSNGPPEVEPRCPQSPASTASFIFSKGTKKLQLERSVSPETQADLQRNLVAELRSISEQRPPQAAKKPLKAPPPVARKPSVGVPVPASPSFPRAEPLTTPPTNGLPHAEDRTKGELAENGGVLQLVGPEEQKLGLPSSDPQKELV; translated from the exons GCTCTGCCAAGGCTGAGGGTGACAAACGTCTAGGTGTAGGTCCCGGCCAGGGGCCAGGGTCTGTGGTGGATGAGCACCAGGACAATGTCTTCTTCCCCAGTGGGCGGCCGCCTCACCTGGAGGAGTTGCACACACAGGCCCAGGAGGGGCTGCGTTCCCTACAGCACCAAG aaaaacagaaactgaaCAAGGGTGGCTGGGACCATGGAGACACCCAGAGCATCCAG TCCTCCCGGACAGGGCCAGATGAAGATAGTATCTCCTTCTGCAGCCAGACCACATCCTACACAGCGGAGAGCTCCACGGCAGAGGATGCTCTCTCCATCCGCTCGGAGATGATCCAGCGCAAAG GCTCCACCTTCCGACCCCATGACTCATTTCCCAAATCATCTGGGAAGTCCGGGCGCCGGCGGCGGGAGAGGCGGAGCACCGTCCTGGGACTGCCGCAGCACGTGCAGAAGGAACTCG GCCTGCGGATTGAGCGTGAGGCACCAGGCACTCCTCGGCCTCCTGGTCCACGGGATGCTGTGCGCATCCCCACGGTGGATGGCCGCCCAGTGGGCTTGGCCTCAGCGACAGGGGCCCGGGTGTCCCTGCAGGCACTGGAGGCAGAGGCCAGTACCGAGGCAGAGGCCATGCTGCAGCGCCACATCGACCGTGTTTACCGGGATGACACCCTTGTTGGACGATCCACAGGGGCCCGGCCCCCACCAGTGACCCGACCCATGTCCCTAGCAGTGCCTGGACTGACAGGAGGGGCAGGGCCTCCAGAGCCCATGAGCCCAGCTATGTCCATCTCGCCCCAGGCTACCTACTTGTCGAAGTTGATCCCACATGCTGTGCTGCCACCCACGGTGGACGTGGTggccctgggccgctgcagcctGCGCACACTGAGCCGCTGCAGCCTGCTCTCGGCCAGCCCGGCCTCTGTCCGCTCACTGGGCCGCTTCTCCTCGGTCTCCAGCCCACGGCCCCACAGCCGCCACCCTTCCTCTTCCAGTGACACCTGGAGCCACTCTCAGTCCTCTGAGACCATTGTGTCTGATGGCTCCACCCTTTCCTCTAAGGGTGGCTCTGAGGGCCGGCCAGAGAGCTCTGTGGCTAGCAATAGTGtggcaccccctccccagggggGCAGCGGGAGGGGCTCTCCCAGTGGGGGCAGCACAGCTGAGGCCTCAGACACTGTCAGCATTCGGAGTAGTGGGCAGTTGTCTGGCCGGAGTGTGTCCCTACGTAAGTTGAAGCGGCCGCCACCACCTCCCCGCCGGACCCACTCGCTCCATCAGCGGGGCTCAGCAGCACCTGATGGGCCCTTGGGGCTGCCTCCCAAGCCTGAGCGGAAGCAGCAGCCACAGTTGCCTCGGCCGCCCACCACTGGTGGGTCAGAAGGGATGGGGGCAGCACCTTGTCCATCCACCTCAGCAGGCAGCTGGGTGCCTGGCTTATCTCCGGGTGGCTCTCGGCGCCCCCCGCGCTCCCCAGAACGGACGCTGTCACCCTCCAGTGGATACTCGAGCCAAAGTGGTACCCCTACCCTCCCTCCCAAGGGTCTAGCAGGGGCCCCTGCTTCCCCAGGCAAGGCTCAACCCCCTAAACCAGAGCGAGTCACTTCCCTTCGATCTCCTGgggcctctgtctcctcctccctcacgTCTCtatgctcctcctcctctgacccAGCCCCCTCAGAACGCTCTGGTCCACAGATGTCAACCATCCTGGGTGACAGGTTTGTCATACCTCCTCACCCCAAGGtgcctgcccccttctccccacctccctccaagCCCAAGAGCCCTAACCAAGCTGCCCCTGCTCCGACTGCCCCTGCTATGGTCCCTGGGCCAATCTCTACCACTGATGCCAGTCCTGAATCCCCCCCCACTCCCCAGACAGCCCTGACTCCACCACAGGAGTCTCCCCTTGCCGCCAAAGACCAGTCACCCCCACCATCTCCACCCCCATCTTATCATCCACCCCCCCCACCCACTAAGAAGCCAGAGGTGGTTGAGGAGGCCCCATCTGCCCCAGAGATGGCTGAGGAGCCCCTCCAAGATCCCAACTGGCCCCCTCCGCCACCTCCTGCACCCGAGGAGCAGGACCTGTCCATGGCTGACTTCCCTCCACCTGAGGAGGCCTTTTTCTCTGTGACGGGCCCTGAGTGTGCAGGTCCTTCAGACCCCCCGGAAACTGTCAGTTCCGTGGCTGCTTTGCCCCCCTCAGCTACTGTCTCTTcccagagccagccccatggtaccccagaccctcctccagctccaccagccccacctcctgCTGGTTCTGTCACAGGGCTTCTGGCCAAGGTCCCTCGGAAAGAACCCATGGGCTGCAACAAGGGCAGTGGGGTTCCCAGGGAGGATGCTGGTGCACCTCTGGTCACGCCCTCGCTCCTGCAGATGGTTCGGCTGCGCTCTGTGGGCACTCCCACAGTGGCTCCAACCCCAGCATCAGGGCCGTTGGCCCCCCAGAAGCCACTACGAAGGGCCCTGTCAGGGCGGGCCAGCCCAGCACCTGCCGCCTCCTCAGGGCTCCATGCTGCTGTCCGACTCAAGGCCTCCAGTCTGGCTGCCAGCGAGGGCCCTGTGAGTGCCCAGTCCAATGGACCACCTGAGGTAGAGCCACGGTGTCCCCAGTCCCCTGCCTCTACGGCCAGCTTCATCTTCTCCAAGGGCACTAAGAAGCTGCAGCTGGAGCGGTCTGTGTCCCCTGAGACCCAGGCAGACCTTCAGCGGAATCTGGTGGCTGAACTTCGGAGCATCTCGGAGCAACGGCCACCCCAGGCTGCAAAGAAGCCACTTAAGGCTCCCCCACCCGTGGCCCGCAAGCCCTCTGTGGGAGTCCCCGTACCTGCCTCCCCCAGCTTTCCTCGGGCTGAGCCTCTTACTACTCCTCCCACCAACGGGCTCCCCCATGCCGAGGACAGGACTAAGGGGGAGCTGGCGGAGAATGGAGGTGTCCTGCAGCTGGTGGGTCCAGAGGAGCAGAAGCTGGGCCTGCCTAGCTCAG ACCCCCAGAAAGAGCTGGTCTGA
- the NHSL3 gene encoding NHS-like protein 3 isoform X2: MGNSHHKRKAPSGPRVRSFWRFGRSAKRPAGSAKAEGDKRLGVGPGQGPGSVVDEHQDNVFFPSGRPPHLEELHTQAQEGLRSLQHQEKQKLNKGGWDHGDTQSIQSSRTGPDEDSISFCSQTTSYTAESSTAEDALSIRSEMIQRKGSTFRPHDSFPKSSGKSGRRRRERRSTVLGLPQHVQKELGLRIEREAPGTPRPPGPRDAVRIPTVDGRPVGLASATGARVSLQALEAEASTEAEAMLQRHIDRVYRDDTLVGRSTGARPPPVTRPMSLAVPGLTGGAGPPEPMSPAMSISPQATYLSKLIPHAVLPPTVDVVALGRCSLRTLSRCSLLSASPASVRSLGRFSSVSSPRPHSRHPSSSSDTWSHSQSSETIVSDGSTLSSKGGSEGRPESSVASNSVAPPPQGGSGRGSPSGGSTAEASDTVSIRSSGQLSGRSVSLRKLKRPPPPPRRTHSLHQRGSAAPDGPLGLPPKPERKQQPQLPRPPTTGGSEGMGAAPCPSTSAGSWVPGLSPGGSRRPPRSPERTLSPSSGYSSQSGTPTLPPKGLAGAPASPGKAQPPKPERVTSLRSPGASVSSSLTSLCSSSSDPAPSERSGPQMSTILGDRFVIPPHPKVPAPFSPPPSKPKSPNQAAPAPTAPAMVPGPISTTDASPESPPTPQTALTPPQESPLAAKDQSPPPSPPPSYHPPPPPTKKPEVVEEAPSAPEMAEEPLQDPNWPPPPPPAPEEQDLSMADFPPPEEAFFSVTGPECAGPSDPPETVSSVAALPPSATVSSQSQPHGTPDPPPAPPAPPPAGSVTGLLAKVPRKEPMGCNKGSGVPREDAGAPLVTPSLLQMVRLRSVGTPTVAPTPASGPLAPQKPLRRALSGRASPAPAASSGLHAAVRLKASSLAASEGPVSAQSNGPPEVEPRCPQSPASTASFIFSKGTKKLQLERSVSPETQADLQRNLVAELRSISEQRPPQAAKKPLKAPPPVARKPSVGVPVPASPSFPRAEPLTTPPTNGLPHAEDRTKGELAENGGVLQLVGPEEQKLGLPSSDPQKELV, translated from the exons ATGGGCAACTCACACCACAAGAGGAAGGCCCCCAGCGGCCCCCGGGTCCGCAGTTTCTGGCGGTTCGGGCGGTCGGCGAAGCGGCCGGCAG GCTCTGCCAAGGCTGAGGGTGACAAACGTCTAGGTGTAGGTCCCGGCCAGGGGCCAGGGTCTGTGGTGGATGAGCACCAGGACAATGTCTTCTTCCCCAGTGGGCGGCCGCCTCACCTGGAGGAGTTGCACACACAGGCCCAGGAGGGGCTGCGTTCCCTACAGCACCAAG aaaaacagaaactgaaCAAGGGTGGCTGGGACCATGGAGACACCCAGAGCATCCAG TCCTCCCGGACAGGGCCAGATGAAGATAGTATCTCCTTCTGCAGCCAGACCACATCCTACACAGCGGAGAGCTCCACGGCAGAGGATGCTCTCTCCATCCGCTCGGAGATGATCCAGCGCAAAG GCTCCACCTTCCGACCCCATGACTCATTTCCCAAATCATCTGGGAAGTCCGGGCGCCGGCGGCGGGAGAGGCGGAGCACCGTCCTGGGACTGCCGCAGCACGTGCAGAAGGAACTCG GCCTGCGGATTGAGCGTGAGGCACCAGGCACTCCTCGGCCTCCTGGTCCACGGGATGCTGTGCGCATCCCCACGGTGGATGGCCGCCCAGTGGGCTTGGCCTCAGCGACAGGGGCCCGGGTGTCCCTGCAGGCACTGGAGGCAGAGGCCAGTACCGAGGCAGAGGCCATGCTGCAGCGCCACATCGACCGTGTTTACCGGGATGACACCCTTGTTGGACGATCCACAGGGGCCCGGCCCCCACCAGTGACCCGACCCATGTCCCTAGCAGTGCCTGGACTGACAGGAGGGGCAGGGCCTCCAGAGCCCATGAGCCCAGCTATGTCCATCTCGCCCCAGGCTACCTACTTGTCGAAGTTGATCCCACATGCTGTGCTGCCACCCACGGTGGACGTGGTggccctgggccgctgcagcctGCGCACACTGAGCCGCTGCAGCCTGCTCTCGGCCAGCCCGGCCTCTGTCCGCTCACTGGGCCGCTTCTCCTCGGTCTCCAGCCCACGGCCCCACAGCCGCCACCCTTCCTCTTCCAGTGACACCTGGAGCCACTCTCAGTCCTCTGAGACCATTGTGTCTGATGGCTCCACCCTTTCCTCTAAGGGTGGCTCTGAGGGCCGGCCAGAGAGCTCTGTGGCTAGCAATAGTGtggcaccccctccccagggggGCAGCGGGAGGGGCTCTCCCAGTGGGGGCAGCACAGCTGAGGCCTCAGACACTGTCAGCATTCGGAGTAGTGGGCAGTTGTCTGGCCGGAGTGTGTCCCTACGTAAGTTGAAGCGGCCGCCACCACCTCCCCGCCGGACCCACTCGCTCCATCAGCGGGGCTCAGCAGCACCTGATGGGCCCTTGGGGCTGCCTCCCAAGCCTGAGCGGAAGCAGCAGCCACAGTTGCCTCGGCCGCCCACCACTGGTGGGTCAGAAGGGATGGGGGCAGCACCTTGTCCATCCACCTCAGCAGGCAGCTGGGTGCCTGGCTTATCTCCGGGTGGCTCTCGGCGCCCCCCGCGCTCCCCAGAACGGACGCTGTCACCCTCCAGTGGATACTCGAGCCAAAGTGGTACCCCTACCCTCCCTCCCAAGGGTCTAGCAGGGGCCCCTGCTTCCCCAGGCAAGGCTCAACCCCCTAAACCAGAGCGAGTCACTTCCCTTCGATCTCCTGgggcctctgtctcctcctccctcacgTCTCtatgctcctcctcctctgacccAGCCCCCTCAGAACGCTCTGGTCCACAGATGTCAACCATCCTGGGTGACAGGTTTGTCATACCTCCTCACCCCAAGGtgcctgcccccttctccccacctccctccaagCCCAAGAGCCCTAACCAAGCTGCCCCTGCTCCGACTGCCCCTGCTATGGTCCCTGGGCCAATCTCTACCACTGATGCCAGTCCTGAATCCCCCCCCACTCCCCAGACAGCCCTGACTCCACCACAGGAGTCTCCCCTTGCCGCCAAAGACCAGTCACCCCCACCATCTCCACCCCCATCTTATCATCCACCCCCCCCACCCACTAAGAAGCCAGAGGTGGTTGAGGAGGCCCCATCTGCCCCAGAGATGGCTGAGGAGCCCCTCCAAGATCCCAACTGGCCCCCTCCGCCACCTCCTGCACCCGAGGAGCAGGACCTGTCCATGGCTGACTTCCCTCCACCTGAGGAGGCCTTTTTCTCTGTGACGGGCCCTGAGTGTGCAGGTCCTTCAGACCCCCCGGAAACTGTCAGTTCCGTGGCTGCTTTGCCCCCCTCAGCTACTGTCTCTTcccagagccagccccatggtaccccagaccctcctccagctccaccagccccacctcctgCTGGTTCTGTCACAGGGCTTCTGGCCAAGGTCCCTCGGAAAGAACCCATGGGCTGCAACAAGGGCAGTGGGGTTCCCAGGGAGGATGCTGGTGCACCTCTGGTCACGCCCTCGCTCCTGCAGATGGTTCGGCTGCGCTCTGTGGGCACTCCCACAGTGGCTCCAACCCCAGCATCAGGGCCGTTGGCCCCCCAGAAGCCACTACGAAGGGCCCTGTCAGGGCGGGCCAGCCCAGCACCTGCCGCCTCCTCAGGGCTCCATGCTGCTGTCCGACTCAAGGCCTCCAGTCTGGCTGCCAGCGAGGGCCCTGTGAGTGCCCAGTCCAATGGACCACCTGAGGTAGAGCCACGGTGTCCCCAGTCCCCTGCCTCTACGGCCAGCTTCATCTTCTCCAAGGGCACTAAGAAGCTGCAGCTGGAGCGGTCTGTGTCCCCTGAGACCCAGGCAGACCTTCAGCGGAATCTGGTGGCTGAACTTCGGAGCATCTCGGAGCAACGGCCACCCCAGGCTGCAAAGAAGCCACTTAAGGCTCCCCCACCCGTGGCCCGCAAGCCCTCTGTGGGAGTCCCCGTACCTGCCTCCCCCAGCTTTCCTCGGGCTGAGCCTCTTACTACTCCTCCCACCAACGGGCTCCCCCATGCCGAGGACAGGACTAAGGGGGAGCTGGCGGAGAATGGAGGTGTCCTGCAGCTGGTGGGTCCAGAGGAGCAGAAGCTGGGCCTGCCTAGCTCAG ACCCCCAGAAAGAGCTGGTCTGA
- the NHSL3 gene encoding NHS-like protein 3 isoform X1, producing the protein MVVFLGRHLPALLGLFKKKGSAKAEGDKRLGVGPGQGPGSVVDEHQDNVFFPSGRPPHLEELHTQAQEGLRSLQHQEKQKLNKGGWDHGDTQSIQSSRTGPDEDSISFCSQTTSYTAESSTAEDALSIRSEMIQRKGSTFRPHDSFPKSSGKSGRRRRERRSTVLGLPQHVQKELGLRIEREAPGTPRPPGPRDAVRIPTVDGRPVGLASATGARVSLQALEAEASTEAEAMLQRHIDRVYRDDTLVGRSTGARPPPVTRPMSLAVPGLTGGAGPPEPMSPAMSISPQATYLSKLIPHAVLPPTVDVVALGRCSLRTLSRCSLLSASPASVRSLGRFSSVSSPRPHSRHPSSSSDTWSHSQSSETIVSDGSTLSSKGGSEGRPESSVASNSVAPPPQGGSGRGSPSGGSTAEASDTVSIRSSGQLSGRSVSLRKLKRPPPPPRRTHSLHQRGSAAPDGPLGLPPKPERKQQPQLPRPPTTGGSEGMGAAPCPSTSAGSWVPGLSPGGSRRPPRSPERTLSPSSGYSSQSGTPTLPPKGLAGAPASPGKAQPPKPERVTSLRSPGASVSSSLTSLCSSSSDPAPSERSGPQMSTILGDRFVIPPHPKVPAPFSPPPSKPKSPNQAAPAPTAPAMVPGPISTTDASPESPPTPQTALTPPQESPLAAKDQSPPPSPPPSYHPPPPPTKKPEVVEEAPSAPEMAEEPLQDPNWPPPPPPAPEEQDLSMADFPPPEEAFFSVTGPECAGPSDPPETVSSVAALPPSATVSSQSQPHGTPDPPPAPPAPPPAGSVTGLLAKVPRKEPMGCNKGSGVPREDAGAPLVTPSLLQMVRLRSVGTPTVAPTPASGPLAPQKPLRRALSGRASPAPAASSGLHAAVRLKASSLAASEGPVSAQSNGPPEVEPRCPQSPASTASFIFSKGTKKLQLERSVSPETQADLQRNLVAELRSISEQRPPQAAKKPLKAPPPVARKPSVGVPVPASPSFPRAEPLTTPPTNGLPHAEDRTKGELAENGGVLQLVGPEEQKLGLPSSDPQKELV; encoded by the exons ATGGTGGTGTTCCTGGGCCGCCACCTCCCGGCACTCCTCGGCCTCTTTAAGAAGAAGG GCTCTGCCAAGGCTGAGGGTGACAAACGTCTAGGTGTAGGTCCCGGCCAGGGGCCAGGGTCTGTGGTGGATGAGCACCAGGACAATGTCTTCTTCCCCAGTGGGCGGCCGCCTCACCTGGAGGAGTTGCACACACAGGCCCAGGAGGGGCTGCGTTCCCTACAGCACCAAG aaaaacagaaactgaaCAAGGGTGGCTGGGACCATGGAGACACCCAGAGCATCCAG TCCTCCCGGACAGGGCCAGATGAAGATAGTATCTCCTTCTGCAGCCAGACCACATCCTACACAGCGGAGAGCTCCACGGCAGAGGATGCTCTCTCCATCCGCTCGGAGATGATCCAGCGCAAAG GCTCCACCTTCCGACCCCATGACTCATTTCCCAAATCATCTGGGAAGTCCGGGCGCCGGCGGCGGGAGAGGCGGAGCACCGTCCTGGGACTGCCGCAGCACGTGCAGAAGGAACTCG GCCTGCGGATTGAGCGTGAGGCACCAGGCACTCCTCGGCCTCCTGGTCCACGGGATGCTGTGCGCATCCCCACGGTGGATGGCCGCCCAGTGGGCTTGGCCTCAGCGACAGGGGCCCGGGTGTCCCTGCAGGCACTGGAGGCAGAGGCCAGTACCGAGGCAGAGGCCATGCTGCAGCGCCACATCGACCGTGTTTACCGGGATGACACCCTTGTTGGACGATCCACAGGGGCCCGGCCCCCACCAGTGACCCGACCCATGTCCCTAGCAGTGCCTGGACTGACAGGAGGGGCAGGGCCTCCAGAGCCCATGAGCCCAGCTATGTCCATCTCGCCCCAGGCTACCTACTTGTCGAAGTTGATCCCACATGCTGTGCTGCCACCCACGGTGGACGTGGTggccctgggccgctgcagcctGCGCACACTGAGCCGCTGCAGCCTGCTCTCGGCCAGCCCGGCCTCTGTCCGCTCACTGGGCCGCTTCTCCTCGGTCTCCAGCCCACGGCCCCACAGCCGCCACCCTTCCTCTTCCAGTGACACCTGGAGCCACTCTCAGTCCTCTGAGACCATTGTGTCTGATGGCTCCACCCTTTCCTCTAAGGGTGGCTCTGAGGGCCGGCCAGAGAGCTCTGTGGCTAGCAATAGTGtggcaccccctccccagggggGCAGCGGGAGGGGCTCTCCCAGTGGGGGCAGCACAGCTGAGGCCTCAGACACTGTCAGCATTCGGAGTAGTGGGCAGTTGTCTGGCCGGAGTGTGTCCCTACGTAAGTTGAAGCGGCCGCCACCACCTCCCCGCCGGACCCACTCGCTCCATCAGCGGGGCTCAGCAGCACCTGATGGGCCCTTGGGGCTGCCTCCCAAGCCTGAGCGGAAGCAGCAGCCACAGTTGCCTCGGCCGCCCACCACTGGTGGGTCAGAAGGGATGGGGGCAGCACCTTGTCCATCCACCTCAGCAGGCAGCTGGGTGCCTGGCTTATCTCCGGGTGGCTCTCGGCGCCCCCCGCGCTCCCCAGAACGGACGCTGTCACCCTCCAGTGGATACTCGAGCCAAAGTGGTACCCCTACCCTCCCTCCCAAGGGTCTAGCAGGGGCCCCTGCTTCCCCAGGCAAGGCTCAACCCCCTAAACCAGAGCGAGTCACTTCCCTTCGATCTCCTGgggcctctgtctcctcctccctcacgTCTCtatgctcctcctcctctgacccAGCCCCCTCAGAACGCTCTGGTCCACAGATGTCAACCATCCTGGGTGACAGGTTTGTCATACCTCCTCACCCCAAGGtgcctgcccccttctccccacctccctccaagCCCAAGAGCCCTAACCAAGCTGCCCCTGCTCCGACTGCCCCTGCTATGGTCCCTGGGCCAATCTCTACCACTGATGCCAGTCCTGAATCCCCCCCCACTCCCCAGACAGCCCTGACTCCACCACAGGAGTCTCCCCTTGCCGCCAAAGACCAGTCACCCCCACCATCTCCACCCCCATCTTATCATCCACCCCCCCCACCCACTAAGAAGCCAGAGGTGGTTGAGGAGGCCCCATCTGCCCCAGAGATGGCTGAGGAGCCCCTCCAAGATCCCAACTGGCCCCCTCCGCCACCTCCTGCACCCGAGGAGCAGGACCTGTCCATGGCTGACTTCCCTCCACCTGAGGAGGCCTTTTTCTCTGTGACGGGCCCTGAGTGTGCAGGTCCTTCAGACCCCCCGGAAACTGTCAGTTCCGTGGCTGCTTTGCCCCCCTCAGCTACTGTCTCTTcccagagccagccccatggtaccccagaccctcctccagctccaccagccccacctcctgCTGGTTCTGTCACAGGGCTTCTGGCCAAGGTCCCTCGGAAAGAACCCATGGGCTGCAACAAGGGCAGTGGGGTTCCCAGGGAGGATGCTGGTGCACCTCTGGTCACGCCCTCGCTCCTGCAGATGGTTCGGCTGCGCTCTGTGGGCACTCCCACAGTGGCTCCAACCCCAGCATCAGGGCCGTTGGCCCCCCAGAAGCCACTACGAAGGGCCCTGTCAGGGCGGGCCAGCCCAGCACCTGCCGCCTCCTCAGGGCTCCATGCTGCTGTCCGACTCAAGGCCTCCAGTCTGGCTGCCAGCGAGGGCCCTGTGAGTGCCCAGTCCAATGGACCACCTGAGGTAGAGCCACGGTGTCCCCAGTCCCCTGCCTCTACGGCCAGCTTCATCTTCTCCAAGGGCACTAAGAAGCTGCAGCTGGAGCGGTCTGTGTCCCCTGAGACCCAGGCAGACCTTCAGCGGAATCTGGTGGCTGAACTTCGGAGCATCTCGGAGCAACGGCCACCCCAGGCTGCAAAGAAGCCACTTAAGGCTCCCCCACCCGTGGCCCGCAAGCCCTCTGTGGGAGTCCCCGTACCTGCCTCCCCCAGCTTTCCTCGGGCTGAGCCTCTTACTACTCCTCCCACCAACGGGCTCCCCCATGCCGAGGACAGGACTAAGGGGGAGCTGGCGGAGAATGGAGGTGTCCTGCAGCTGGTGGGTCCAGAGGAGCAGAAGCTGGGCCTGCCTAGCTCAG ACCCCCAGAAAGAGCTGGTCTGA